The Shewanella sp. KX20019 genome window below encodes:
- a CDS encoding zinc ribbon domain-containing protein YjdM — MSAIPTCPKCESTYVYEDGSQLVCPECAHEWNPSEVIVDPDAIILKDAVGNLLAEEDKVTLIKDLKVKGSSLVLKVGTKAVIKRFVDGDHDIDCKVDGHGYMMLKSKFVRKQN, encoded by the coding sequence ATGAGCGCTATCCCAACATGCCCAAAATGTGAATCAACATACGTATACGAAGACGGTTCACAGCTCGTTTGTCCTGAATGTGCTCATGAATGGAATCCTAGCGAAGTTATCGTTGATCCAGATGCAATTATTTTAAAAGATGCTGTCGGCAATTTATTAGCAGAAGAAGATAAAGTGACACTAATCAAAGACCTTAAAGTGAAAGGGTCATCATTAGTGCTTAAAGTTGGTACCAAAGCGGTTATCAAACGTTTCGTAGACGGCGACCACGACATCGATTGTAAGGTCGATGGCCACGGCTATATGATGCTTAAATCTAAGTTTGTAAGAAAGCAAAACTAA